The following proteins come from a genomic window of Salvia hispanica cultivar TCC Black 2014 chromosome 4, UniMelb_Shisp_WGS_1.0, whole genome shotgun sequence:
- the LOC125223825 gene encoding probable glutathione S-transferase, with protein sequence MSEVKLFGAWFSPYVKRVEMSLNLKGVEYEYIEEDLKNKSPLFLQYNPITKLVPALVHNGKPIFESSVILEYIDETWEGPSIFPKDPFDRAMSRFWAKFVEDKCSDLLWKACWSAGEEREKAAKEAEEGLTILENEIKDKKFFGGENIGLVDLVANYIALWNPILQDVVGFHVLTQDKFPNISKWADEFCNDSFVEKYMPEKEKVRLWLKRAVETGSLY encoded by the exons ATGTCTGAAGTGAAGTTGTTTGGAGCTTGGTTTAGCCCTTATGTGAAGAGAGTGGAAATGTCCCTCAATTTGAAGGGTGTGgaatatgaatatattgaaGAAGATCTCAAAAACAAATCACCTCTTTTTTTACAATACAATCCAATTACCAAACTAGTACCTGCTTTAGTCCACAATGGcaaacccatttttgagtCCAGTGTGATTCTTGAATACATCGATGAGACTTGGGAAGGTCCCTCTATCTTTCCCAAAGATCCCTTCGACCGTGCCATGTCGCGTTTCTGGGCCAAGTTTGTTGAGGATAAG TGCTCGGATCTGTTGTGGAAAGCGTGTTGGAGCGCGGGAGAGGAGAGGGAGAAGGCAGCCAAGGAAGCCGAAGAAGGGCTCACGATTCTAGAGAATGAAATTAAGGACAAGAAATTCTTCGGAGGCGAAAACATTGGACTGGTAGATTTGGTTGCCAATTATATTGCACTTTGGAATCCAATTCTTCAAGATGTGGTTGGATTCCACGTTTTGACACAAGATAAGTTTCCTAATATAAGCAAATGGGCTGATGAATTTTGTAACGATAGCTTTGTTGAGAAATATATGCCTGAGAAGGAGAAAGTGAGGTTGTGGTTGAAGAGGGCTGTTGAGACTGGCAGTCTATACTAA